One segment of Candidatus Rhabdochlamydia sp. T3358 DNA contains the following:
- the rpoB gene encoding DNA-directed RNA polymerase subunit beta, whose translation MLKRPPHRVSFQDRKEIIDLPNLIEIQIKSYSQFLQADKLPHERENIGLQEVFTEIFPIKSYDEKTILEYISYTLGVPKYTPEECIRRGITYNVFLKVKFRLTDETGIKEEEVYMGTLPIMTDKGTFIINGAERVIVSQLHRSPGISFEHERHIKGVNIYSFRIIPYRGSWLEGAFDSSDHIYIYIDRKKRRRKILATSFIRTLGYSTDADIIEEFFSTVKIKIRSDKDFPKLVGKILAEDVVDEENGVIFGKAAEKLTTSMLKRMLDAGISSARIAEDADETSPVIKMLAKDPTDSYESALKDFYRKIRPGEPATLSNARSAIMRLFFDPKRYNLGRVGRYKLNHKLKFSTEDEDLDVVTLRKEDVIGAVRYLIRLKKGDEGFDIDDIDHLGNRRVRSVGELIQNQCRVGLSRMEKIIKERINLFDFTSDTLTPGKVVSAKGLAGVLKDFFGRSQLSQFMDQNNPIAELTHKRRLSSLGPGGLNRERAGFEVRDVHPSHYGRICPIETPEGPNIGLITSLAAFAKLNEFSFIETPYRIVRDGLVTDEIEYMDADQEKNCVIAQASTALDEHSLFIDSICWARHKGEPLKIETSKVTHMDVSSKQPVSIVTGLIPFLEHDDANRALMGSNMQRQAVPLLQTEAPIVGTGLESRAARDSGAIILAEEDGIVEFVDGFQIVIAAKSNPLIKKTYHLKKFMRSNAGTCINQTPLCATGDVIEAGDIIADGPATDKGEIALGKNVLVAFMPWCGYNFEDAIIISEKLVKQGAYDSVLIEEFEAQAQVTKIGKEEITPDIPNVSEYPLRHLDKTGVARRGAKVVQGDYLVGKTVPKVEDNAPLEKKLLCAIFEEKGDEVKDASLIAPPGTSGVVMDVRVFTRRDRLSKTDDELVEEATRIKDIHQEFKAKESKLIIEFHEQVGALLLGEAAPAPIMHRKTGDILIKEEEIITQEMIEVLEEEKPEDLIIGEAEEYDTLKKLMREFDSQMQALQQQHKTEIEFIRKGDTELDPGVIRQVKIYVASKRKLEVGDKMAGRHGNKGVVSKIVPEQDMPYLNNGETIEMILNPLGVPSRMNMGQLLETHLGYAAKKAGIYVKSPVFEGFPESRIWAMMEENGLPSNGKSYLYDGRTGERFENPVVCGYIYMLKLNHLAADKIHARSVGPYSLVTQQPLGGKAQMGGQRFGEMEVWGLEAYGAGYTLQELVTVKSDAVEARLRAYELIVTGENLLWTRVPESYNVLEKEIRGLGIDMCAVSAEEE comes from the coding sequence ATGTTAAAAAGGCCGCCCCATAGGGTGAGTTTCCAAGACAGGAAAGAGATTATCGACCTGCCAAACCTGATTGAAATCCAAATTAAATCTTATAGTCAATTTCTTCAGGCAGATAAATTGCCTCACGAAAGAGAAAATATTGGATTGCAAGAGGTTTTTACAGAAATTTTCCCTATCAAATCGTATGATGAAAAAACAATCCTTGAATACATTTCCTATACTTTAGGAGTTCCTAAGTATACGCCTGAAGAATGCATTCGTCGCGGAATTACCTATAATGTTTTTTTGAAAGTTAAGTTTCGACTGACCGATGAAACAGGCATTAAAGAGGAAGAGGTCTATATGGGGACCTTACCTATAATGACTGATAAAGGTACTTTTATTATCAATGGCGCAGAAAGGGTAATTGTTTCCCAATTACATAGATCTCCTGGTATTTCTTTTGAGCACGAAAGGCATATAAAAGGTGTAAATATTTATTCTTTCCGAATTATTCCTTACAGAGGAAGTTGGTTAGAAGGAGCTTTTGATTCAAGTGATCATATTTATATTTATATCGATCGTAAAAAGCGCAGACGTAAAATCCTAGCAACCTCCTTTATCCGTACTCTTGGGTATTCTACAGATGCAGATATTATTGAAGAGTTTTTTAGCACGGTAAAAATTAAAATCCGCTCAGATAAAGATTTTCCAAAATTAGTGGGAAAGATCTTAGCAGAAGATGTTGTAGATGAAGAAAACGGCGTCATTTTTGGAAAAGCAGCAGAAAAGCTTACTACATCAATGTTAAAACGTATGTTAGATGCGGGAATTTCCTCTGCAAGAATTGCTGAAGATGCAGATGAGACAAGTCCTGTTATTAAAATGTTAGCTAAAGATCCAACAGATTCTTATGAATCTGCTTTAAAAGACTTTTATCGCAAAATTAGACCAGGTGAACCAGCTACGCTTTCTAATGCGCGCTCTGCAATTATGCGACTATTCTTTGATCCAAAACGCTATAATTTAGGACGAGTTGGACGCTATAAGCTCAATCACAAATTAAAATTTTCTACTGAAGATGAAGATTTAGATGTAGTTACCTTGCGTAAAGAAGATGTAATCGGTGCTGTCAGGTATTTAATTCGTTTAAAGAAAGGGGATGAAGGTTTTGATATTGATGATATCGATCACTTAGGAAACCGTCGTGTTCGTTCTGTTGGTGAATTGATACAGAACCAATGCCGAGTTGGTCTTTCTCGAATGGAAAAAATTATTAAAGAAAGAATCAACTTATTTGATTTTACTTCTGATACATTAACACCTGGAAAAGTGGTTTCAGCTAAAGGCTTAGCTGGGGTTTTAAAAGACTTCTTCGGAAGATCCCAACTTTCTCAGTTCATGGATCAAAATAACCCCATTGCAGAGTTAACGCATAAAAGACGTCTTTCTTCCCTAGGGCCAGGTGGTCTTAATCGAGAAAGAGCCGGCTTTGAAGTTCGAGATGTGCATCCAAGCCATTATGGTCGTATTTGTCCTATTGAAACGCCAGAGGGACCAAACATCGGATTGATTACCTCCCTTGCTGCATTTGCTAAGCTCAATGAATTTAGTTTCATTGAAACCCCTTATCGTATTGTAAGAGATGGACTCGTAACAGATGAAATCGAATACATGGATGCAGACCAAGAAAAGAATTGTGTGATTGCGCAAGCATCTACCGCTTTGGATGAACATAGTCTATTTATCGATTCTATTTGCTGGGCTAGACATAAAGGAGAGCCTCTAAAAATTGAGACGAGCAAAGTGACACATATGGATGTTTCATCAAAACAGCCAGTTTCTATTGTCACAGGGTTGATTCCTTTCTTAGAGCACGACGATGCTAATAGAGCTTTGATGGGTTCTAACATGCAACGTCAAGCTGTGCCTCTTTTGCAAACAGAAGCCCCCATTGTGGGAACAGGTCTTGAATCTAGAGCTGCTCGAGATTCTGGAGCTATTATATTAGCAGAAGAAGATGGTATAGTTGAGTTTGTGGATGGCTTTCAGATTGTGATTGCAGCAAAGTCGAATCCTTTGATTAAAAAGACGTATCATTTGAAAAAATTTATGCGCTCTAATGCAGGAACTTGTATTAATCAAACCCCACTTTGTGCCACTGGAGATGTGATAGAAGCAGGAGATATTATTGCAGATGGACCTGCTACTGATAAGGGGGAAATTGCTCTAGGTAAGAACGTCTTAGTAGCGTTTATGCCTTGGTGTGGTTACAACTTTGAAGATGCGATTATTATTTCAGAGAAACTTGTTAAGCAAGGTGCATATGATTCTGTCTTAATTGAAGAGTTTGAAGCGCAAGCGCAAGTGACTAAAATTGGTAAAGAAGAAATTACACCAGATATTCCTAATGTTTCAGAGTATCCTTTAAGGCATTTAGATAAAACCGGTGTGGCTCGCAGGGGAGCTAAGGTTGTACAAGGAGATTATCTAGTTGGTAAGACCGTTCCCAAAGTAGAAGATAACGCTCCTTTAGAAAAGAAACTGCTTTGCGCTATCTTTGAAGAAAAAGGTGATGAAGTAAAAGATGCTTCTTTAATAGCTCCTCCAGGAACATCTGGGGTTGTCATGGATGTAAGGGTCTTTACGCGTAGGGATCGTTTATCCAAAACAGATGATGAGTTAGTAGAGGAAGCCACTCGCATTAAAGATATTCATCAAGAGTTTAAGGCTAAAGAATCAAAACTCATTATAGAGTTTCATGAACAAGTAGGAGCCCTTTTATTAGGAGAAGCAGCTCCTGCACCAATCATGCATCGTAAAACAGGTGATATTCTTATTAAAGAAGAGGAAATCATCACTCAGGAAATGATTGAGGTTCTGGAAGAAGAAAAACCTGAAGACTTAATTATTGGGGAAGCTGAGGAGTATGATACTCTTAAAAAATTGATGCGTGAGTTTGATTCGCAAATGCAGGCTCTGCAACAGCAGCATAAAACAGAAATTGAATTTATCCGCAAGGGAGATACCGAATTAGATCCAGGGGTTATTCGCCAAGTTAAAATTTACGTTGCTTCAAAGCGCAAGCTAGAAGTGGGAGATAAAATGGCGGGGCGCCATGGAAATAAAGGGGTTGTTTCTAAGATTGTTCCTGAGCAAGATATGCCCTATTTAAACAATGGGGAAACCATCGAGATGATTTTAAATCCTTTAGGGGTTCCTTCTCGTATGAATATGGGACAGTTATTAGAGACTCATCTTGGGTATGCAGCTAAAAAAGCAGGGATTTATGTAAAAAGTCCTGTTTTTGAAGGATTTCCAGAGTCTCGTATTTGGGCAATGATGGAAGAAAATGGCCTTCCTTCTAATGGAAAGAGCTATTTGTATGATGGACGTACAGGAGAGCGTTTTGAAAACCCTGTTGTATGTGGCTACATATATATGCTTAAATTAAATCATTTAGCTGCTGATAAAATTCATGCTCGATCAGTTGGTCCTTATTCACTTGTTACGCAACAACCATTGGGAGGAAAAGCCCAAATGGGAGGACAAAGATTTGGAGAGATGGAGGTTTGGGGTCTAGAAGCCTATGGTGCTGGTTATACGTTGCAAGAATTAGTAACGGTCAAATCAGATGCTGTTGAAGCAAGACTTCGCGCTTATGAATTAATTGTAACGGGAGAAAACCTTCTATGGACCAGGGTCCCAGAGTCTTATAACGTACTTGAAAAAGAAATACGTGGTCTTGGAATAGATATGTGTGCCGTATCAGCAGAAGAAGAGTAA
- the rplL gene encoding 50S ribosomal protein L7/L12, producing the protein MSTQQKSIEELVDSLSHLSVLDMAKLKTALEDKWGVKAAAAAPMMAQVAAPAAEAAVESTEFEVSLVTVDSAKKMAVIKVVREVTGLGLKESKEFAEAVTPATPKVIKPSCSKQEADEICTKFKDSGGEIKVKGL; encoded by the coding sequence GTGAGTACCCAACAAAAAAGTATTGAAGAATTAGTTGACTCTTTGAGTCACTTAAGCGTTTTGGATATGGCTAAGCTAAAAACAGCTCTTGAAGATAAATGGGGCGTAAAAGCAGCAGCAGCAGCTCCTATGATGGCTCAAGTTGCAGCTCCAGCTGCAGAAGCAGCTGTTGAATCTACTGAATTTGAAGTATCTTTAGTAACTGTTGATTCTGCTAAAAAAATGGCTGTAATTAAAGTGGTTCGTGAAGTTACAGGGCTTGGTTTAAAAGAATCAAAGGAGTTTGCTGAAGCGGTTACCCCAGCAACTCCTAAAGTAATAAAGCCATCCTGTTCTAAACAAGAAGCTGATGAGATCTGCACTAAATTTAAAGATAGTGGTGGAGAAATTAAAGTAAAAGGTCTTTAA
- the rplJ gene encoding 50S ribosomal protein L10, with the protein MRQEKQLLLNEIKEKINGSKALVLAQYRSLEPNVSADLRANLEQTGAELEVVKKRILLKAAESAGITLNTFDMQGHIAVVFASQDPIPATKVIYKFCQDNEKNVEVVGGCFEGEICSAADVKQISQLPGKEEMQAQFLSVLEAPMAQMLSVVQSLLTSVMYCLDNKSQQENS; encoded by the coding sequence ATGAGACAAGAAAAGCAATTACTTCTCAATGAGATTAAAGAAAAAATCAATGGTTCTAAGGCGCTTGTGCTAGCACAGTACCGATCTCTTGAACCTAATGTTTCTGCAGATCTTCGTGCGAATTTAGAGCAGACGGGAGCAGAATTGGAAGTTGTTAAAAAGAGAATACTTCTTAAAGCAGCAGAAAGTGCTGGAATCACTTTAAATACATTTGACATGCAAGGGCATATCGCGGTTGTTTTTGCAAGCCAAGATCCGATTCCAGCTACGAAGGTAATTTATAAATTTTGTCAAGACAATGAGAAAAATGTAGAGGTTGTTGGTGGATGTTTTGAAGGAGAGATTTGTTCTGCAGCAGATGTAAAGCAGATTTCTCAGCTACCAGGCAAAGAAGAGATGCAAGCGCAATTTTTAAGTGTGCTTGAAGCCCCAATGGCACAAATGCTATCGGTTGTGCAGTCTTTACTTACTAGTGTCATGTACTGTTTAGATAACAAAAGCCAACAAGAAAACTCGTAA